AAGCTCCCTGACGACCGGGTGGAAGGCCCTCTTAGACAACTCTTCGTAGAGGGACTTCATTCTCCCGGCAAGCTCGGCGTACTCCTTTATCGTCTCGGCGACCTTCTTCCCCTCAGGGACAACTATCTCTGTGGGCATCTCCTTGAGGAACTCCTCGACCAGCTCCTCCGGGGGAACCCTTGCACCTATCGGGCCGAAGCCGAGTGGCATTACAATCGTCGGGACACCGGGGATTAGAACCATCTCCTCAGGCCCCTCCCTGAAGTGCTCTTCCAGAAGTTCCTCCGCCTCCCTGTGGGCCTTTTCAAGGGCCTCCATGAGGTGCCTGTGGAATATCGTGTCAACCGCCATCCTGAGGATCAGTCCCCTGAGGTCAGCGTATTCCGGCCTCTCAAGCTTCTTCAGGAGCTTTTTGTACTTCCTTTCCGCCTTCTCCTCAACTTCCTTGACCTCTTTGACAACGTCCACCATCCTCATCTCCCACCACCTCCGACTTTTTAATAACTTTTTGTTTTTAAAAATTTTCCCCGGCAAAAAGCTTTTTAAACGTGCGGTCAACTCGAAACCCAGAGCTGTCACTGGCTCACGGCTCGGGGGTATCCGTGGAAAGGAACCCACCGGGCCCCTCGGTGGAGGTGAGAGCATGAAGTACCCGAAGCAGATAAGGACGTACTGTCCGTTTTGCAAGAGGCACACCATCCACAAGGTCGAGAAGGTCAAGAAGAGGCCTAGGAGCGAGCTAAGTCAGGGCCAGAGGAGATTCCGCAGAATCATGAAGGGTTACCGCGGTTTCCCGAGACCGAACCCGGCAGGCAGGGAAAAGCCCGTCAAGAAACTCGACCTTCGCTTCCGCTGTACGGTCTGCGGTAAGGCCCACACGAGGGGGAAGGGCTTCCGCGTTAAGAAGTTCGAGCTGGTGGAGGTGTGAGCATGGCCATCCCGAAGAACCTCATACCCATGCCACGCTCAAGGTTTCTCCGCGTTAAGTGCATTGACTGTGGCAACGAGCAGATTGTCTTCAGCCACCCGGCTACCAAGGTTCGCTGTCTCGTCTGCGGCGCCACGCTGGTGGAGCCGACCGGCGGAAAGGGCATCATAAAGGCAAAGATACTTGAGGTTCTTGAGTGAACCTTTTCTTTTCTCGCCAAACTTTTAAAAACCTCTTCTCTTAAACTCCTTCCGGTGTAAAAAGTTTTGAGGTGGTTGAAATGCCGAGAAAGGCCAAAGAGTATCCCGAAGAGGGAGAGTTCGTTATAGCGACGGTCAAGAACATTCACCCTTATGGCGCTTTCCTCAAGCTCGACGAGTACCCGGGTAAAGAGGGCTTCATGCACATCAGCGAGGTTGCCCCAACGTGGGTCAAGAACATCAGGGACTACCTGAAGGAGGGCCAGAAGGTCGTTGCGAAGGTCATCCGCGTTGACCCGAGTAAGGGGCACATCGATTTGAGCCTCAAAAGGGTCAACCAGCAGCAGAGGAAGGCCAAGCTCCAGGAGTACAAGAGGGCTCAAAAGGCCGAGAACCTTCTTAAAATGGCAGCCGAGAAGCTTGGAAAGGACTTTGAGACTGCATGGAGGGAAGTCTGGGTTCCTCTCGAAGAGGAGTACGGAGAGGTTTACGCTGCCTTTGAAGACGCCGCCCAGAACGGGATAGAGGTTCTCAAGGGACTCATTCCCGATGAATGGCTCGATGCTCTCAAGCCCATAATCGAGGCCTACGTCGAGATTCCAACGGTTACAATCGACGCCGAGTTCGAGATAACGGTTCCAAAGCCGAACGGAATCGAGATAATCAAGGAGGCATTGATAAGGGCGCGCGACAGGGCCAACAAGGAGAAGGACATCGAGGTCAAGTTCACCTACCAGGGGGCGCCGCGCTATAGAATAGACATCACCGCCCCGGACTACTACAAGGCTGAAGAAGTCCTGGAGGACATAGCCGAGGAGATACTCCGCGTCATCAAAGAGGCCGGTGGAGAGGCGACGCTCATAAGGAAGGAGAAGCGCATCAGAAAGATAAAGAGGAGGTAAAGATGAGGTTCAGGATAAGGAAGTGCCCTGTCTGCGGGCGCTACACCCTGAAGGAGACCTGTCCCGTCTGTGGGGCCAAGACCAGGGTGGCCCATCCCCCGCGCTTTTCGCCGGAGGATCCCTACGGGGAGTACAGGCGGAGGTTAAAGCGCGAGATGCTCGGAATAGCCAGTAAGGGTGAGCAAAAATGAAGGAGAGCATAATTTACGTCCTTGAGAGGCCCGAGCTCAGGGACCCCATATTCATCGAGGGACTCCCCGGGATTGGGCTGGTTGGAAAGCTCGCCGCTGAGCACCTGATACAGGAGCTCGACGCGGTCAAGTTTGCCGAACTTTACTCACCGCACTTCATGCACCAGGTTCTCATCAAGAGGAACTCAGTAGTTGAGCTCATGAAGAACGAGTTCTACTACTGGCAGAACCCGGATGAGGAGGGAAGGGACATAATCATAATCACCGGAGACCAGCAGGTGGCGCCAACAGATAGTCCCGGCCACTACGAGGTAGTCGGAAAGATGCTCGACTTCGTCCAGGAGCTCGGGGTGAGGGAGATAATCACGATGGGCGGCTACCAGGTTCCGGAGCTCAGGGGCGAGCCGAGGGTTCTCGCGGCGGTAACCCACGAGGAGCTCATAGACCACTACAAGGCCAAGCTCGAAGGCTGTGAAACAGAGGTAATCTGGAGGGAAGACGAGGGAGGGGCTATAGTGGGTGCAGCAGGCCTCCTCCTCGGCATAGGGAAGCTCCGCTCGATGTTCGGTATAAGCCTGCTCGGCGAGAGCCTAGGCTATATCGTTGACGCAAAGGCCGCCAAGGCCGTCCTCTCGGCTGTGACCAAGATACTCGGCATAAAGGTTGATATGACCGCGCTTGAGGAGCGCGCAAAGGAAACCGAGGAGATACTCCGGAAGGTTCAGGAGATGCAGAGGGCGATGCTTGAGCAGAGCATGCCCCCGGCCCACGAGGAAGAGGACAGGGGCTACCTCTGAACTTTTCTCTTTCCTTCTCAACCAAAGGTTGATAACACTAATGTACCAAAAGCGTTAAAAGAGTGCTACATTTTTATCAATTAATGACACCCAGCGGAGGTGGCGAAGTTGCACATCCCGGATGGCTACCTAGGCCCCTACACCTTCGCGCTGTTCTACCTGATAATGATACCGCTATGGTACAGAGCCTTTAGGTGGCTCGGAAACCTCAGGCCAAGCCAAGTGCCCCTCCTTGGAGTTCTAACGGCTTTTTCGTTCCTCGTGATGATGTACAACCTCCCGGTTCCCGGAGGGACAACGGCCCACATAGTCGGAGGAACAATAATCGCCATACTCATAGGCCCCTGGGCGGCAACGGTTTCATTGACCATAGTGCTGTTGATACAGGCCCTCTTCTTCGGCGATGGGGGGATAACCACCTACGCTGCGAACGTCTTCAACATGGGTGTTGTCCTGCCGTTCGTTGGCTACTACACCTACCGCTTCCTCACCCAGAGGCTAAAGCTCAACGAGATAGTCTCGGCTGGAATAGGCGCCTACGTTGGCCTCGTAACGGCTGCCGTTGTTGCCGGAATTGAGCTCGGAGTCCAGCCCTACATCCAGCCGGGCTACTGCCCTTACACGCTCAGCGTTTCAGTGCCGGCCATGGCCATAGCGCACCTCGTCACAGCCGGCCCGGCAGCAGCCATAGTCACTGGAGTTGTGGTCTGGTATGTTAAGAAGAGCAGACCAGACCTCTTCGAGATGAGGGCCATAACCAAAGTCAGGGGGTGATGGAATGGACCGGGTCACCAAGACGTTGCTCGCAATCATCGGAGCTATGATAATACTCTCGCCAATAGGCATCCTCCTCGTATGGAACTACAACGATGCATGGGGCGAGTGGGACGTCAACACCGTTGAGCAGATGGTCGGCCACAAACTTCCCGGGATGGAAAAGCTCTCGGATGTCTGGAGCCACGCGGTTCTCCCGGACTACAACCTCCCGGGCTGGGAGGACAAGCTACACGCCTCTCTCGGGTACATAATCTCGGCGGTCGTGGGTACGACCCTTGTTCTTCTCCTTTACTACGCCCTCGTGAAGTTCACAGGCGGAGGGGGCACTTCCGCCTAACCCTTTATTTTGGTGGTGGCAATGGGCTTTCTTGAGGAAACGACAAGGGAGATCCTGGAGTTCACAACGGAGGCGGTTTTTTCGGAGAGATACGCCCGAAAAGAGGGCCTTCTGCAGAAGCTTGACCCGAGGCTTAAAATAGCCTCACTCATCATTCTTGTAACAACGGTGGTATCCCTACGGGACATCGGGGTTATAGTTGCCTTTTACTTCCTCGCGCTGGCCCTGGCTGTTCTCTCAAGGCTCCCGGTGCTGGAGTTCACCAAAAGGGTTTGGGTCTTCATCCCGATTTTTACAGGGATAATCGCCGTTCCATCAGTCTTTATGCTCCCGGGAGAGAGCGCCTTCAGGGTTTTCGGCCTTACGGCGACGTGGGAGGGAATCCGCTGGGCTGTGCTCTTCACGATGAGAGTCGCAGCCGCCGTTTCCTACGCGGTGCTTTTCACGATGACGAGCAGGTGGAACGAGATAATATCAGCTTTGGCCTCATTCAGGGTTCCGGGGATGGTAATAACGATAGCAACCCTAGCCTATCGCTACGTTTTTCTCTTGGCTAAGCTCCTCCTCGATGCAATGCACGCTAGGCGCGCGAGGCTCGCCGGAGAGCTCGGAATGATGGAGAGCTGGAGGGAAGCTGGAAAGCACATAGGGGCGACCTTCATCAAGGCCAACGCCCTTGGGGAGGAGCTTTACTACGCCATGGTCTCAAGGGGCTACGTCAACGAAGTCCAACCGCTCGGGGAGTTCAGGTTTAAGGGCATCGACTACGCTTTCTCGGCATTGACTGCCCTAATAGTTCTCCTAACGCTGGCCTTCACGAGGGGATTGCCATGAAGGTTTACGAGCTTAGAAACGTTTCCTATCGCTATCCAACGGGCGAGTGGGCACTCAGGGGCATCAACATGGAAGTTACGAGGGGAGAAACCCTCGCGATAGTCGGGCCGAACGGAGCGGGCAAGACGACCCTCCTCAAGCTCATGGACGCGCTGATTATGCCAACGGAGGGGGAGATACTCTTCGAGGGGAGGCCGATAACCGAGGAGACAACGACCGACCGCGAGTTCCGGCGGAGGGTAGGTTTCCTCTTCCAGAGCCCTGACGTCATGCTCTTCAGCGCAACGGTGTTGGAGGACGTGGCCTTCGGCCCGGTTCACCTCTGGGGAAGGGAGAAGGGCCTGAGAAGGGCCAGAGAAGAGCTCAGAAAGCTCGGCATTGAAGGCCTAGCCGACAGGCATCCCTACAGCCTCAGCGGAGGGGAGAAGAAGAAGGCCTCGATAGCCTGCGTGACGAGCATGGAACCGGAGGTTCTGCTCCTCGACGAGCCTACGAGAGACCTCGATCTGAAGAACAGGAACTTTGTGTTGGATATGATAAGGCACTGGAAAGATAGAGGCATGACCGTTGTCGTGGTGACCCATGACCTCAGGCTCATCCGCCTAGCAGATAGGGTTTACGTTGTGAACAGAAAAGTGCTCTTCGAGGGAACACCGAGGGAGCTTTTCTCAAGGCCCGAGCTGATAGAGAGGGCAAACCTCGACGTCCCGGAGATAGTCAGGCTCTTCCACATGCTCGGACTGAAGGAAATACCGCTCAGCGTTGAGGAGGCCGTTGACATATTGAGAAGAAAAGGGTTCAGGCCCTGAGGGCCTCCTCCAAAAGACCAAGCCCCAGCTCAAGGTATTCCTTAGCCTTCTCCTCGCTTTTAGCTTCGCTGAAGACCCTGATTATGGGCTCAGTTCCACTGGCCCTGACCAGAACCCAGCCGTCGCTGAAGAGTATCTTTACCCCATCGGTTGTGTCTATCCTGTAACCTCTCTTCTCAGCAAGCTCGGCAACCTTGGCAACTATCGCCTTCCTGTCGCCTTCCACCTTTCTCTTCGTCTTGAACTGGTAGTACTTTGGCAGTTCATCGATCAGCTCGCTGAACTTCTTTCCGCTCTTGGCAAAGATTTCGACTATTTTAGCGGTCGTCATCGCCCCGTCCCTTCCCAGAACGAAGTCCGGGAAGATAACACCGCCGTTTTCTTCCCCTCCAATGGTGCCGTTGTGCTCAAGGAGAGCGCGGGCAACTATCAAATCACCGACCTTCGTTCGCATGACTTTGGCGTTGTTTCTTTTCGCTATATCGTCGAGAAGGTTCGAGGTGGCTATGGTAGTAACGAGAAGCCCGCCGCCCTTCTCTCTCAGAACGGCATCGGCAACGAGAGCAAAGGTCTTGTCGCCCTGTATGAAGCGACCGTTCTCATCTATGAAGACCGCCCTGTCGGCATCGCCGTCCTGCGCAACGCCGAAGTCCGCTCCAAGAGCCTTAACTATCTTCATGAAACCCCTGAGGTTCTCCTCGTTTGGCTCTGGATTTCTAGCTGGAAAGTGACCGTCTGGATGGGCGTTTACAGAGACAACCTTACAGCCGAGCTCTCTTAGCAGATACGGGAGTGTCAGCGAGCCGGCGCCGTTGGAGGTGTCAACGACGACAAAGGGTCTTCTCCTCCTTATCGCCTCGACGTCCACCCTTTCCTTTATCGCCTCGATGTAGGGCTTTATGATGTTTTCCTCCCTGACTTCGCCTATCTCGTCCCACTTAGCTCTATCGAAGTCCCCGTTGAAGAATATCTCCTCAACCACCGCCTCGCGCTCCTTCTTCAGCCCCATACCGTTTGGCTCAAGGAGCTTTATTCCGTTGTACTCCGGTGGGTTGTGGGAGGCGGTGATAACGGCTCCCCCGTCGGCGTTGAAGTGTGCTGTCGCCCACTGTATTGCCGGCGTTGGCGCTATGCCGACGTCTATGACGTCACAGCCAACGCTCAGCAAACCGCTGATTAAAGCGTCCTTGAGCATCTCACCACTTACCCTGGTGTCCCTGCCGACAACAACGAGGGGCTTTTCTCTGCCTTCCCTCTTGAGCATCGTTCCGAAGGCCATGCCCATCTTGAGGGCAAACTCCGGCGTTATCTTTTCGTTCGCTATTCCCCTAACCCCAAAGGTTCCGAAGAGCTTCCCCATCGAATCACCTCACATCAGGTCATTGCGCTCGCGAAGTTGAGTATTGCCAGAACGAAGATGTAGAGCCCGTAGACGAATGCACCAGCCTGGATGAGAGCCACCAGAACCTTCAGGGGCTTTAGTTTTCCCGAGAGCAGTGGAACTGGAAGACCAACCAGGACCGCCGCGAAGAGGTAGATAACAGCGTTCTTGAGGGCTATATAGTCAATGGGGACGTCAACCCCAGGGTACTTGAAGGTGACCTCCTGCCCGTTTACGGTGAACGTGAAGTCGGCATTTTGCAGGCCAACCACGAGCACGTAGGCCATTATGAGGACGAAAAGCAGTGTCGGGAGAAGGCTGAGGGAGAGGGAAGAGAGGGAGGAACTGAACCTCTCCCACGAGTCCGCACACTTTTCCTTCGCCATAATATCACCTCATTTTCTTCCAAAGTCATCCGCAAAGCGGACTATGTCGTCCTCGCCGAGGTATTCACCTATCTGGGTCTCTATAACTTCGAGGACGACCTTTCCGGGGTTTTCAAGCCTGTGAACTGTGCCGGCCGGTATGAAGGTGCTCTCCCCCGGCCTGAGGAGAATCTCCCTGTCGCCAATGCGAACCTTAGCAGTTCCCCTCACCACGACCCAGTGCTCCGAGCGGTGGTAGTGCATCTGGAGGGAAAGCTTCTTGCCAGGCAAAACGGTCAGGCGCTTTATCTTGTAGCGCTCGCCCTCCTCAAGGACGGTGTAGCTTCCCCAGGGCCGATAGGCGGTTCTGTGGACGATTGCCCTCTCGTCGTTCTTCTCCTTCAGAACCTTGTAGATTTCCTTGACCTTCTGGCTCTCGCCCTTCTTCGCCACGAGGAGGGCATCGTCGGTGTCGATTATGATGAGGTCTTCAACGCCCACCGTCGCGGTTAGGCGTTCGGCTATTATGAGGTTGTTCTTAGAGTTTACCCCGATGTGGTAGGCGTTTTTGCTCGTTATCCTTATGGCGTTCCCGTCTTCATCCTTCTCCAGAACCTCGTATATCGCGTCGAAACTGCCGAGGTCGTTCCAGTAGGTGTTGAGTGGAACAACGGCAGCTTTGTCGGTCTTCTCCATAACCCCGTAGTCAACGCTTATCTCAGGGGCCAGCTCGTAGGCCTTCTCTATGCTCTCCTCCTCGAAGGCCTTCACAAGCTCTGGCGAGTGTTTCTCCGCCTCCTCAAGGAAGAGCGAGGTCGAGAAGGCGAACATCCCGCTGTTCCAGTAGTAACCGCTCTCAACGTATTTCTTGGCCGTCTCAAGGTCTGGCTTCTCCTTGAACTCGGCAACGGTGTAGCCGAGCAAATCATCGCCTTCCTTGATGGCCTTGCCCGGCTTTATGTAGCCGTAGCCGGTGTGGGGCCTCGTCGGCTTTATGCCGAAGGTCACCAGGTAATCCCTGGCGAGCTTCTCCGCCCTGGCGAAAGCGGTCTCGTAGGCCTTGTTCACCTCAATCAGGTGGTCGCTCGGCAGAACTGCAACGACCGAGTCCCCGAAGGCCTCGTCTATCGTCTTAACCCCCCAGTAGATAGCGGGAAGGGTGTTCTTGCCAACAGGTTCAAGGAGGATGTTCTCGGGTGGAAGTTCAACGCCGAGCTCTCTCAGGTCGTCGAGAACCCTGAATTTGTACTCCCTGTTGGTGACCACGAATATCTCCGCCGGCCTTGAGAACTTGAGAGCTCTCTCAACGGTCTTCTGGAAGAGGCTCTTCTCGTCGAGGAAGCGGACGAACTGCTTGGGCATGAGTTCCCTGCTCAGGGGCCACAGTCGGGTTCCCTTCCCTCCAGCCAGAATCAGCGTCTTCATCCCATCACCTCCAGTAGTTCATCGATGGAGCTTATATTTTTAGCCTTGGCATGGCTAAGGTTTCCAACGATGAAGGCCCTATCGACAATCTCGAAGAGCGGGAAGTCGTTTTCCCCGTCGCCAACGGCATAGCTCTCGACCTTTCCAAGGCGCGAGTAGAGGCTGAGGATGACCAAAGCAGCCTTTCCCTTATCGGTGTTCCCAATGACATTGACGAACCTGCTCCCCCTGACGGCCCTAAGCCCCTTAGCTTCAAGCTCTTCCTCAAAGCCTTCCCTCGACCACCTGAAGATCGTCTCGCTGTACTCCCTCTGAAACGCCAAAAGAACGAGTTCCTCTGGGAGACCCGTGAAGGCCATGACCTCCTCCGGAGTCGAGTTCCCGTAGTATTTGAGGCCGTATTTTTCCGCGATATTGTCGAGGATGGCCTTTATTTTCTCGTACCTCTCGCCGAGCTCGATCACCGTGTAGCTACCTTTCCTAACCCCTTTCACCTCGAAGGGAAAGTAGCCGTCAGGTATGAAGACCGCGCTACCGTTCTCGACGATGAAAGGTTCCCTGAGCTTCCAAGCTCTTCTGTAGTACTCCTGCTCGGCCCTCGTCTTGGAGGAGTTGAGAACTATCTCGAAGCCCTTCTCCTTCAGGGAGCCTATGAACTCTCTAGCCGGCTCGGGCGAGTAATCCTCCCAAAGTAGGGTCTTATCGAGGTCGAGGAAGATAACCCTCATT
The nucleotide sequence above comes from Thermococcus sp.. Encoded proteins:
- a CDS encoding 50S ribosomal protein L44e, translating into MKYPKQIRTYCPFCKRHTIHKVEKVKKRPRSELSQGQRRFRRIMKGYRGFPRPNPAGREKPVKKLDLRFRCTVCGKAHTRGKGFRVKKFELVEV
- a CDS encoding 30S ribosomal protein S27e, translated to MPKNLIPMPRSRFLRVKCIDCGNEQIVFSHPATKVRCLVCGATLVEPTGGKGIIKAKILEVLE
- a CDS encoding translation initiation factor IF-2 subunit alpha, encoding MPRKAKEYPEEGEFVIATVKNIHPYGAFLKLDEYPGKEGFMHISEVAPTWVKNIRDYLKEGQKVVAKVIRVDPSKGHIDLSLKRVNQQQRKAKLQEYKRAQKAENLLKMAAEKLGKDFETAWREVWVPLEEEYGEVYAAFEDAAQNGIEVLKGLIPDEWLDALKPIIEAYVEIPTVTIDAEFEITVPKPNGIEIIKEALIRARDRANKEKDIEVKFTYQGAPRYRIDITAPDYYKAEEVLEDIAEEILRVIKEAGGEATLIRKEKRIRKIKRR
- a CDS encoding RNA-protein complex protein Nop10, yielding MRFRIRKCPVCGRYTLKETCPVCGAKTRVAHPPRFSPEDPYGEYRRRLKREMLGIASKGEQK
- a CDS encoding proteasome assembly chaperone family protein, whose amino-acid sequence is MKESIIYVLERPELRDPIFIEGLPGIGLVGKLAAEHLIQELDAVKFAELYSPHFMHQVLIKRNSVVELMKNEFYYWQNPDEEGRDIIIITGDQQVAPTDSPGHYEVVGKMLDFVQELGVREIITMGGYQVPELRGEPRVLAAVTHEELIDHYKAKLEGCETEVIWREDEGGAIVGAAGLLLGIGKLRSMFGISLLGESLGYIVDAKAAKAVLSAVTKILGIKVDMTALEERAKETEEILRKVQEMQRAMLEQSMPPAHEEEDRGYL
- the cbiM gene encoding cobalt transporter CbiM, with product MAKLHIPDGYLGPYTFALFYLIMIPLWYRAFRWLGNLRPSQVPLLGVLTAFSFLVMMYNLPVPGGTTAHIVGGTIIAILIGPWAATVSLTIVLLIQALFFGDGGITTYAANVFNMGVVLPFVGYYTYRFLTQRLKLNEIVSAGIGAYVGLVTAAVVAGIELGVQPYIQPGYCPYTLSVSVPAMAIAHLVTAGPAAAIVTGVVVWYVKKSRPDLFEMRAITKVRG
- a CDS encoding PDGLE domain-containing protein, yielding MDRVTKTLLAIIGAMIILSPIGILLVWNYNDAWGEWDVNTVEQMVGHKLPGMEKLSDVWSHAVLPDYNLPGWEDKLHASLGYIISAVVGTTLVLLLYYALVKFTGGGGTSA
- the cbiQ gene encoding cobalt ECF transporter T component CbiQ, encoding MGFLEETTREILEFTTEAVFSERYARKEGLLQKLDPRLKIASLIILVTTVVSLRDIGVIVAFYFLALALAVLSRLPVLEFTKRVWVFIPIFTGIIAVPSVFMLPGESAFRVFGLTATWEGIRWAVLFTMRVAAAVSYAVLFTMTSRWNEIISALASFRVPGMVITIATLAYRYVFLLAKLLLDAMHARRARLAGELGMMESWREAGKHIGATFIKANALGEELYYAMVSRGYVNEVQPLGEFRFKGIDYAFSALTALIVLLTLAFTRGLP
- a CDS encoding ABC transporter ATP-binding protein, with amino-acid sequence MKVYELRNVSYRYPTGEWALRGINMEVTRGETLAIVGPNGAGKTTLLKLMDALIMPTEGEILFEGRPITEETTTDREFRRRVGFLFQSPDVMLFSATVLEDVAFGPVHLWGREKGLRRAREELRKLGIEGLADRHPYSLSGGEKKKASIACVTSMEPEVLLLDEPTRDLDLKNRNFVLDMIRHWKDRGMTVVVVTHDLRLIRLADRVYVVNRKVLFEGTPRELFSRPELIERANLDVPEIVRLFHMLGLKEIPLSVEEAVDILRRKGFRP
- the glmM gene encoding phosphoglucosamine mutase, with protein sequence MGKLFGTFGVRGIANEKITPEFALKMGMAFGTMLKREGREKPLVVVGRDTRVSGEMLKDALISGLLSVGCDVIDVGIAPTPAIQWATAHFNADGGAVITASHNPPEYNGIKLLEPNGMGLKKEREAVVEEIFFNGDFDRAKWDEIGEVREENIIKPYIEAIKERVDVEAIRRRRPFVVVDTSNGAGSLTLPYLLRELGCKVVSVNAHPDGHFPARNPEPNEENLRGFMKIVKALGADFGVAQDGDADRAVFIDENGRFIQGDKTFALVADAVLREKGGGLLVTTIATSNLLDDIAKRNNAKVMRTKVGDLIVARALLEHNGTIGGEENGGVIFPDFVLGRDGAMTTAKIVEIFAKSGKKFSELIDELPKYYQFKTKRKVEGDRKAIVAKVAELAEKRGYRIDTTDGVKILFSDGWVLVRASGTEPIIRVFSEAKSEEKAKEYLELGLGLLEEALRA
- a CDS encoding mannose-1-phosphate guanylyltransferase/mannose-6-phosphate isomerase; translation: MKTLILAGGKGTRLWPLSRELMPKQFVRFLDEKSLFQKTVERALKFSRPAEIFVVTNREYKFRVLDDLRELGVELPPENILLEPVGKNTLPAIYWGVKTIDEAFGDSVVAVLPSDHLIEVNKAYETAFARAEKLARDYLVTFGIKPTRPHTGYGYIKPGKAIKEGDDLLGYTVAEFKEKPDLETAKKYVESGYYWNSGMFAFSTSLFLEEAEKHSPELVKAFEEESIEKAYELAPEISVDYGVMEKTDKAAVVPLNTYWNDLGSFDAIYEVLEKDEDGNAIRITSKNAYHIGVNSKNNLIIAERLTATVGVEDLIIIDTDDALLVAKKGESQKVKEIYKVLKEKNDERAIVHRTAYRPWGSYTVLEEGERYKIKRLTVLPGKKLSLQMHYHRSEHWVVVRGTAKVRIGDREILLRPGESTFIPAGTVHRLENPGKVVLEVIETQIGEYLGEDDIVRFADDFGRK
- the mpgP gene encoding mannosyl-3-phosphoglycerate phosphatase; amino-acid sequence: MRVIFLDLDKTLLWEDYSPEPAREFIGSLKEKGFEIVLNSSKTRAEQEYYRRAWKLREPFIVENGSAVFIPDGYFPFEVKGVRKGSYTVIELGERYEKIKAILDNIAEKYGLKYYGNSTPEEVMAFTGLPEELVLLAFQREYSETIFRWSREGFEEELEAKGLRAVRGSRFVNVIGNTDKGKAALVILSLYSRLGKVESYAVGDGENDFPLFEIVDRAFIVGNLSHAKAKNISSIDELLEVMG